Part of the Opitutus sp. ER46 genome is shown below.
ATTGCCTTCGAGGCGGGTGCCAACGTGAAAGCCGGCGACCTCCTCGTCCAACTCGACACTGCCACCGAGGAGGCCCAACTCCGCGCCGCCGAGGCTACCGCCGCCCTCGCCAAGGCTAATCTCCAGCGCGCCAAAGACCTCCGCGAGAGCAACACCAACTCCGTCGCAGAGCTCGATGCCGCGGACGCCCAGGCCAAGCAGGCCGCCGCCCAAGTCGATAACCTCAAGGGCGTCATCGCCAAGAAGACCATTCGCGCCCCCTTCGCCGGCCGCCTCGGCCTTCGCATGATCAACCTCGGCCAGGTCCTGCGCGAAGGCGACGAGATCACCGCGCTCCAAACGCTTGACCCGATTTACGCCAACTTCTCCGTGCCGCAGCAGCGCTTGGCCCGGCTCGAACCCGGTACTCCGGTCCGCGTCCAGACCGACGCCGCGCCGAACGTGACGTTCGACGGCAAGATCACGGCTATCAACGCCGAGGTCGATCCCGTCACCCGCAACGTCCGGGTGCAGGCCACCCTCGCCAACAAGGGCGAGAAGCTCCGCTCCGGCATGTTCGCCAACGTCGATGTCATCCTGCCCGAGAAGCAGGAGGTTCTCGCCATCCCGGCGACTGCCGTCCTCTACGCGCCTTTCGGCGACTCCGTCTTCGTGGTCGAGGACCGCAAGGACGAAAAATCCGGCGAGACCAAGAAGGTTCTCCGCCAGCAGTTCATCCGCATCGGCCTGGCGCGCGGCGATTTCGTCGCCGTCGTCGACGGCCTTAAGCCGGGCGAGACCGTCGTCACTTCCGGGGTCTTCAAGCTCCGCGGCGGCATGGCGGTCGTGATCGACAACAAGCTCGCGCCCAAGGCGCAGCTCGATCCCAAGCCCGCCAATACCTGATCCGCGCTGCGTGCCGGTTGCCTACCACCATGGCCAGCCCACACCACCCATGAAACCTGCCTTTACCGATCTCTTCATTCGACGTCCCGTCCTGGCGATCGTCGTCAATCTCGTCATCGTCATCGCCGGTATCCAAGCCTGGCGGACGCTCAGCATCCGCCAGTATCCGCGCAGTGAAAACGCCTCCGTGGTCGTTTCCACCGCCTACGTCGGGGCCAACGCCGAGCTCGTCCGCGGCTTCGTCACCACGCCCCTCGAGCGTGCCATCGCCTCCGCCGACGGCATCGATTACGTCCAGTCCAAGAGCCTGCAGAACATCTCGGTCATCACCGCGCGCCTGAAGCTCAATTACGATCCGACCAAGGCACTCGCGGAAATCACCTCCAAGGTGAACCAGGTCCGCAACGACCTGCCACCCGAGGCCGAGGTGCCGTCGATCACGGTCGAGTCCGCCGACTCCCAGATCGCCGCCGCCTACCTGAGCTTCTCGTCCACCATCCTGAACCAGGCGGAGATCACCGACTACCTCACCCGCGTCGTACAACCGCGCCTCGGTGCGGTCGCCGGGGTGCAGCGGGCCGAGGTGCTCGGCGCCCGCGTTTTCGCCATGCGCGTGTGGCTCAAGCCGGACCGGATGGCCGCCCTCAACATCAGCCCGGCGCAGGTCCGCCAGGCGCTCGCGGCGAACAACTACCTGTCCGCCGTCGGCACCACCAAGGGTAACCTCGTCCAGGTCAACCTCACGGCTAACACCGACCTCCACACGGTCGACGAATTCAAGCAGCTCGTCATCCGCCAGCAGAATGACACGAGCGTCCGCCTCCGGGACATCGCCGACGTCGAACTCGGTGCCGAGGATTACGACACCGAGGTCCGCTACTCCGGCAAGACCGCCGTTTTCATGGGCATCTTCCCGCTGCCCAATGCCAACACGATCGATGTGGTGAAGCGCGTGCTGAAGGAACTCGACCTCGTCAAACGCGACCTGCCGTCGGGTCTCGAGGCGGCGGTCGCGTATGATGCTTCCGCCTACATCAGCACCGCCATCAGCGAGGTCACCCACACGCTCATCGACACGCTGCTCATCGTCGTCGTGGTGATCTTCCTCTTCCTCGGCTCGATGCGCTCGGTGCTCGTGCCGGTGCTCGCCATCCCCGTCTCCCTCGTCGGCGGCATCTTCCTGATGCAGATGTTCGGGTTCACCCTCAACCTGCTGACGCTGCTCGCGATCGTGCTTTCGGTCGGTCTCGTCGTCGACGACGCCATTGTCGTGGTCGAGAACGTCGAACGGCACCTGCGCGAGGGCCGAACCCCGCGCGAGGCTGCCATCCTGGGCGCCCGCGAGCTCGTCGGACCCGTCATCGCGATGACCGTCACGCTCGCCGCGGTGTACGCCCCGATCGGTCTCCAGGGCGGCCTCACCGGCGCGCTCTTCCGCGAGTTCGCGCTCACCCTCGCCGGCGCCGTCACCATCTCCGGCATCGTCGCCCTCACGCTCTCGCCCATGATGTCGGCGCGCCTCCTCAAGAGTGCCGAGGCCGAGGAACGCGGCTTCGCCGGCTGGGTGAACCACCGCTTCGACAAGCTCCGGCAAACCTACGGCCGCGTGCTGGGCCGCACGCTGCAGCATCGTCCGGTCGTCTACATGCTCTGGGTGATCGTCTTCGCAATGTGGATTCCGATGTTCATGATGTCGCCCAAGGAACTCGCGCCCAATGAGGACCAGGGCTTCATGTTCGCGATCGTCACGGCGCCCGCGAATGCCACCGCCGACCAGAAGAGCCAGCAGGCGCGGGCCATCGAGCAGGCGTTCCTCGAGACGCCCGAAACCGATCTGACGTTCACCATCATGTTCCCGCCGTCGGTCGGTGCGTCCATGGGGGCCGACGGCTTCGCCGGCCTGGTGACCAAACCGTGGCAGCACCCGCGTCAACGCACGATCTTCCAGATCCAGGAAGAGCTCTCGATGAAGCTGATGAAGATTCCGGGCATCCAGGTTTTCGCCGCGACGCCCGCCGCGCTCCCCGGCGGCAGCAACTTCCCGGTTGAGTTCGTGGTCGCCTCGACCGGCGACACCAACGAGCTGCTCACCATGGCGCAGAAGATCGAGGCGGAGGCGATGAAGTCGGGCAAGTTCCGCTTCCTCCAACTCGACCTCAAGATCGACCAGCCGCAGGCCGAGGTCGTCATCGACCGCGAGAAAGTCGCGGCCCTCGGACTCAACCTCGCCCAGGTGGGCGCCGATCTCGGTTCCGCCCTCGGCGGCAACTACGTCAACCGGTTCAACATCTCCGGTCGCAGCTACAAGGTCATCCCGCAGATCGAGCGGACCGACCGGCTCAACCCGGACCAACTCCGCGATATCTACATCAGCGGCCCCAAGGGCGAACTGATCCCGCTGAGCTCGGTGGCCCACATCGAGAATCGCGTCGTGCCGCGGTCGTTGAACCGCTTCCAGCAGCTCAATGCCGTTACGATCTCCGGCGTCCCCGCCACCACGCTCGACCACGCGCTCAAGACGCTCGAGGAAATCTCGCGCGACGTCCTGCCGGGCGGCTACACGATCGATTACACGGGCGAGTCGCGCCAGCTGCGTCAGGAGGGCAACAAATTCGTTCCCGCCTTCACGCTGGCGGTCGTGCTGATCTTCCTCGCCCTCGCGGTGCAGTTTAACTCGTTCCGCGACCCGCTCGTGATCCTGGCCGGCTCGGTGCCCCTCGCGCTCTTCGGCGCGTTGATCTTCACCTGGCTGAAGTTCCCGGTGCCGAACATGCCGTACTGGACCAATGCGTTCACGACCACGCTCAACATCTACGCGCAGGTGGGCCTGGTGACCCTGGTCGGCCTGATCGCGAAGAACGGCATCCTGATCGTGGAGTTTGCCAACAAGCTCCAGGAACAGGGCCGCACGAAGCTCGAGGCGGCCCACGAGGCCGCGATGACCCGCTTGCGCCCGGTGCTGATGACCAGTGCCGCGACCATCGCCGGTCACTTCCCGCTGATCCTCGTCACTGGTGCCGGCGCCGCCGCCCGAAATTCCATTGGCCTCGTGCTCGTCGGCGGTATGACGATCGGCACGTTCTTCACCCTCTTCGTGGTGCCTGCCCTGTACGTGCTCATCGCGCGCGACCACCGCGCGGAGGCCCAGGCCACCGCGACGGAAACGGCGCTCGAGCCGGCTCCCACGTTCGTCAAATAACTCACCATGAAACTCGTCCGCCAATCCTTCACGCCCGTGCGCCCACTGGCCGTGTTCCTGGCCACCGCACTGTTCCTCAGCGTGAGCGCCGCTCCGGGTCGCGCCGCTGCCGCTCCCACCGGTCCCGCGCCTGAAACGCTGGACCTGCGGAGCGCGATCGCCTTCGCGCTGGAGAACAACTTCGCCATCCGGCAGGCGAAGGAGCGCATCCGGCAGCAGGAGGGTGTCGTCCTCGAGGTGCGGGCCCGGCAGATCCCGAATGTCGGCGCCGCCGGTACCTACCAGCTCAACGAGAAGGAGATCAGCTCCTACATTCCCGCGGCCGACCGGTCCTGGCAGATCAGCGTCACCGCCACCCAGGTGCTCTTCGCCGGCGGCGGCGTGCGCTCGGCGGTGCGCGGCTCCAACCTCGCGCGCGAGGCGGCCGTGCTCGACCTCCAGGCCACGATCAACGACGCGCTGCTCCAGGTGCGCACCGCCTTCTATGGCGTCCTGCTCGCCCGGGAGAAGATCAAGGTTCAGGAGTCCAACCTCGAGCTGCTCCAAAGCCAGTTGCGTACCGCGACCGACCGCTACCGCGCCGGCACGGTTTCGAGCTTCGAACAACTCCGCGCCGAGGTCGCCGTGGCCAACGCCCGCGCGCCGTTGATCACCGCGCGCAACGACTACCG
Proteins encoded:
- a CDS encoding efflux RND transporter periplasmic adaptor subunit; translation: MKLVRYAFIFLLIVACIAGPLALIKGGQIRTLMAMGENQVMPPETVTAAPVAPQTWETSISATGTIAPVQGVTVAAEVGGKVTQIAFEAGANVKAGDLLVQLDTATEEAQLRAAEATAALAKANLQRAKDLRESNTNSVAELDAADAQAKQAAAQVDNLKGVIAKKTIRAPFAGRLGLRMINLGQVLREGDEITALQTLDPIYANFSVPQQRLARLEPGTPVRVQTDAAPNVTFDGKITAINAEVDPVTRNVRVQATLANKGEKLRSGMFANVDVILPEKQEVLAIPATAVLYAPFGDSVFVVEDRKDEKSGETKKVLRQQFIRIGLARGDFVAVVDGLKPGETVVTSGVFKLRGGMAVVIDNKLAPKAQLDPKPANT
- a CDS encoding efflux RND transporter permease subunit — translated: MKPAFTDLFIRRPVLAIVVNLVIVIAGIQAWRTLSIRQYPRSENASVVVSTAYVGANAELVRGFVTTPLERAIASADGIDYVQSKSLQNISVITARLKLNYDPTKALAEITSKVNQVRNDLPPEAEVPSITVESADSQIAAAYLSFSSTILNQAEITDYLTRVVQPRLGAVAGVQRAEVLGARVFAMRVWLKPDRMAALNISPAQVRQALAANNYLSAVGTTKGNLVQVNLTANTDLHTVDEFKQLVIRQQNDTSVRLRDIADVELGAEDYDTEVRYSGKTAVFMGIFPLPNANTIDVVKRVLKELDLVKRDLPSGLEAAVAYDASAYISTAISEVTHTLIDTLLIVVVVIFLFLGSMRSVLVPVLAIPVSLVGGIFLMQMFGFTLNLLTLLAIVLSVGLVVDDAIVVVENVERHLREGRTPREAAILGARELVGPVIAMTVTLAAVYAPIGLQGGLTGALFREFALTLAGAVTISGIVALTLSPMMSARLLKSAEAEERGFAGWVNHRFDKLRQTYGRVLGRTLQHRPVVYMLWVIVFAMWIPMFMMSPKELAPNEDQGFMFAIVTAPANATADQKSQQARAIEQAFLETPETDLTFTIMFPPSVGASMGADGFAGLVTKPWQHPRQRTIFQIQEELSMKLMKIPGIQVFAATPAALPGGSNFPVEFVVASTGDTNELLTMAQKIEAEAMKSGKFRFLQLDLKIDQPQAEVVIDREKVAALGLNLAQVGADLGSALGGNYVNRFNISGRSYKVIPQIERTDRLNPDQLRDIYISGPKGELIPLSSVAHIENRVVPRSLNRFQQLNAVTISGVPATTLDHALKTLEEISRDVLPGGYTIDYTGESRQLRQEGNKFVPAFTLAVVLIFLALAVQFNSFRDPLVILAGSVPLALFGALIFTWLKFPVPNMPYWTNAFTTTLNIYAQVGLVTLVGLIAKNGILIVEFANKLQEQGRTKLEAAHEAAMTRLRPVLMTSAATIAGHFPLILVTGAGAAARNSIGLVLVGGMTIGTFFTLFVVPALYVLIARDHRAEAQATATETALEPAPTFVK